The nucleotide window aatcattaaaatgttTGCAAAGTATGAAGTGAAGAGGATTCCTGTGGTGTTTGATGGAGGAAAGTCTGATTATTCATAAATATTCCAGTAAGATGAAACCAAACTAATTGATTCCTTTTGACCATCAGTGTTAAAACAAgtttcattgattttattttggtaaacaATTCAAGTTGAGAGAACCGATATCACTTCCTGTGGCGACTCAGCCGTCGGCCATCTTGTCGAGGGCGGTGAGCGGCGCGAGGACGCGGCTCTTGTTGGTCTCGACCACGTGTCCATTCTGGATCATCTCGTCCAGGATGATGTGGACGCGGTCCAGGTTGAACATGATCTGAAGATGCCGAGGGTCAAAGAATCAAACACCCAGGAACAGGAAGTGCTGCTCAGATGAagcgctgtgattggtcggATTAAAGGATACGTCCAGTTCGCTCTGTTGGagacaaagtaaaaaaagtcTCAGCTGTGTGAAGATCAGTTTTATcggcaaatgaaaaacattcctAAGGACACCCctccaaaataaaattaattgtaCATGAATTACATAAGTCATTTTAAACAAAGTCCTTCAAGCTGATACGTCACATCTTTTAAATATGAACTCACCACTCGGCTGAAGTATTTGTCCAAAACCTCCACAAAGTTATGAAGCAGCTCGTAGACCGAGAGCTCGTTCTGAGGAGACAAAACCATAACTGTATTTACAcagaaatattatatattttacaagCGTACGGACACTTCATCACCTTTAGAACTTCCTTAATTCTTGGTGTGGTACTTTGAACAAGGTTTTGGAAGCGTTCCTCACAGATGTTGGAGAACCGTGAACTCATGGACATGTTTGAGATATGAGCTCTGTGACATGGTGCATCAGAAGATGGGACACTGGTCAGCTACATCACTCAGGCTGCAGCGTTACGAGTGGTTCTTTGACTTCCTGTGGAAGCAGCtcgttctcctctgacctctcacataAACTGGGCTTTCAAGTCCACACCTGCTGCTCACTGGGACGGTGAACATCTGATACGTGTACTAGTACTGCAGCACGGGAAGGTGATACGTGTACTAGTACTGCAGCACGGGGAGGTGATACGTGTACTAGTACTGCAGCACGGGGAGGTGATACGTGTACTAGTACTGCAGCACGGGGAGGTGATACGTGTACTAGTACTGCAGCACGGGAAGGTGATACGTGTACTAGTACTGCAGCACGGGAAGGTGATACGTGTACTAGTACTGCAGCACGGGGAGGTGATACGTGTACTAGTACTGCAGCACGGGAAGGTGATACGTGTACTAGTACTGCAGCACGGGAACAGTAAATCTCACCTCGTTGTCCGTGACGCCGACCACGACGTAGAGGGCTGCGTACTGCCGGTAGACCAGTTTAAAGTCTTTGTAGTCCACGAAGGAGCACTGGGGGGTCATTACCAGCGGTTATTACCAGCGGTTATTACCAGGTGCTAAACAGCAGGCGTCATAACAGGGACACACCGGTAGCAGGTACCTGGTCCTTCCTGCGGCTCAGGCAGCAGCGCACCACGTCGGCCTCCAGCTGCGCCCTCCTGCTGAGCTCCACCGGCTGGTAGTACCGGGACAGGCGGGTCTGACCCTGTCGGTTCACCATCAGCATGAACCGGATCATCCTGAGGACACGTGCTGGTATTCATACAGAGATTATAGGACACGCACTAAAACATTTCCCTCTGAGATGCGAAGTACTCgggtaaagtacaagtaccttaAAGTAGCGTTACACTTTAACAAGGAACGCGAGTGTCCGAGCAGCACTTGAAGGCGGCATCTCGCTGTATCGATGAcccgtttgtttgttgtttctgaaACTTACCGGCAGCCGTTAGCTTGTAGCTAAACGAGCCACATCACGACGCAGGCTAACAACAACATGCTAACTGCTGCTAGCTTCTTTGTTTGGATGAAGGTCGTAAAGAGTCGCAGCGGTTCGGAGACTCGCGGTTAAAGATTAAACTTCTATTTCAGTTGAATATTCCAGTTGAAGCGGAGTGAAACGAAACGAGAGACTGCGCGACGGAGCTAACCGCAGCAGTTAGCATGTCTGACGCATGCTCAGTAAAGCCCCCGCTGGTGCGTTCAAGGAGCAAATGAGAAATACAAACTTTACAACCTCAGACCATTATTTTATCAataaacagaagaaaacaataCAGATTCTTCTTTTTCCACAAATGTTCATATTTATCAAATTGTTCAACTTCTTTGTctattttatttaagcagtaaggtacgagaggctgtactttatcatccaataatgtaaatataataataatgatgtgctgtccttccttcctgcttgTTTCACCTGTCTGCATTTGTCTTGTTCAGTGTTGCTTTTTCCTTTATTATGATCTTATGTTGTACTGCAGGTGCGTTTGTTCTGACTGCAGCCGTTTGTGTCTGCTCTGGTCCATTGTAAGCTTTTCTCTTGCTGTGTATTAGTTGTGTCTACACGTTGTCTTGTTTATCtatacaacatcaggagaacacgtcctcttctcactcagaaggcagcgcaggtactgattcaggctcttgtcatctccctcctggactgctgtaactctctcctgcaggtctcctgctaccaccattccacctctgcagctcatccagaagcTGCCTTAAAACATCTGGGGGGGGATAGCAGATGGAAATTAGCCGTTTTTTATTAGTGTGTATTTTCCCTGCAAAAGgaagaaataaatgtttaatacattacatgttccaataataataaagagCCAATAAAGATTTTAACAGTAAGAAGTTGCTAGAATGTGTGCAGTTTGTCATAATTGTTATGACATCATTGTACATTTTACTGATTGTACATTGTACACTGAGAATGCTTATAATAACATaagtatatgtacatatatttctctctctctctatatatatatatatattccactaGGAGGCAGACGTGTGGATTTCCACATTCTATACACAGTCTTTTAAATATACCGCATATTAGTTAATCATGTTAATAATTAATCATGAGATCATCCTCATAATTATCCAAAAGTTATAAAAGATAAATGATCTAAATTCAGATGGGAGGTGTGATTTCCTAAATTCCCCGAGGGGCCATGAACGCTACATAGGGGATGACAGGGAGGAAAAGTCAAACTAGCTCTTTCCCATGATGCAGCGCGGCTGGCTTCTCCCTCCGTAATCATCGCAGCCAGGGAGAGAGCAGTAATGGCGGCCGGTTAGAGCCACACACCAACTCCGCGTCTTCATTCAGCCGCACTCACTGCAGCCCTCCGGGGGCAAACAGCCCGACTCACGGCGGCGCGACACACACGGACCGGAGACACGGAGCTCCTTTAAGggggtcggggagggggggcgggaatCCTTCAGCCCGGGACTTTCCTTctacttttctaaaaaaaaaaacatggatgaGCATcccggcgggggaggagggtttGGAGCAGGGAGCCCGAGGCAGCAACAAGGGGGCAACGGCAACGCTAATCCGGGTGTCATGGTGCCGCACCAGCCGGACGAGCTGcccaggcagcagcagcagcaacagtacACCATCCCCGGCATCCTGCACTACATCCAGCACGAGTGGGCCCGGTTCGAGATGGAGCGGGCGCACTGGGAAGTGGAGAGGGCCGAGCTCCAGGTTAGCACGCTTAGCTAGCGGCGATTTGGCCAGTTCAACGCTAATGTCAACTGTCAACAACTACCGGGGAGAGGGGCAGTTTGCCGTGTAACTTCGCCACTTTTCGCCGAGCAGATTATAATCAACACACGTAAAATTGTCATAAAGTTGTTTGTAGCCTAGCCGGCCGTGTGGCTAAAGTTAACGTGGCTGAGGCACGATTAGCGGGTTGCCCAGTGGGGTTACCGTTAGCTTAGCTGTCAGCGGGGGTGTCGATGGCATTCCCAGGTGTCGTCGTCACTCTCCGCCGATAGTTAGCGATGCTTAAACTCGTGGGAACTTTTTGTTCCACCGCGGTGACACAAGTGCGTTAAAATGAGACGTTTGCTcgagctagctggctagctaatCCGCATTTTGGTCGGTCACGCTAACTGCAGGCTAGCGGTGTTTACCAGTGAGTTTAAGCAGCCGTGACGAGTTAGCGTCACGCACCGGTCTGTGGGTCTCatacctgacctttgaccttagcAACACCTGTGGGTCAAATCCCGCGTGCTTCCATTAATGTTTATCTTAAATATGAACAACAAGAGTCGTTTCTACACGTGAGTTAATTCAGTGTCACGTGACGGACATCCCATGGAATTGGTTTGATTATTTAAACTGGGATTAGTTAGACTGATGTTTCAACTCCGGTTTAGCGGGAAGCCTGGAAACCGGGAAACCGCTAGCATGGCGCACTGGATACGCTGAGTACCACGCTGATATTAAATCATTGATCAATGACGACAAATTATATAAATGTGAGCTGATTCAGTATCATGTGACAgaatccttttgtttgtttatcagTAAATATTGAAGAGCTTTAAACCAACAGTCCAGCTTTCTCTTTCTATTGGAAAGTCTGAAGAAGTTAACTCGAGCTTTGTTTTagggtgcttttattgtgaaactctTGACCCAGAATCAAGACATTTCTAAGGGGTTTCTGGTGAAGAGCCGAAGTACAAGATGAAGAAGAGTTGTGAGTCTGAAAACCAGCTGATGGAATGTTTGTTGTGTTCTGAAATACATTTGTTGATTCTGCGGAGAGAAGCCGtagtctgtgaaaacatctgGAGAATATTTAGATCCGTCTGTGTTGAGACGCTGAGGACAAATTGATTAGTCGACCCTTTAAATGTCTGCTGACTGATCTCTCACATCATGGTTGATGGGTGATGTCATAGTTTATTTAAATGACTCACACGGTGAACGTtgggttgcattgtgggtaatgtcaTCCACTTGAATCGTTTATTGAATAATCTGTCCTTCATAATTATAATAGTGTGATGGATCAGTAGTTTAGTCGATGCTGTGCTCATTAATCCGTGACACTTTCGTCTTCTGAAGGCTCCCAGCCCcggcaggtcaaaggtcgtgaGGTTTACCTGGAGAGCAGCCGGGCGGTATTTTGGTAAAGAGAGCAGAGCGGCAACGACAGCCCGACCCCAGCAGGGCGCTAAAAGTAGAGCGGCCCCGATGACGCACGCACGCGTGTGAGAAATCCCTCCTCCCATTTAGCCCGACTGCTCATCGGGTATGTTTGGGTTAGTGAACTAACCTCGTGATCATCACTGCAGAGCGCTTGAGCCACACTCACCGGGGGGGTTTGTGAGCTTGGTTACTATTTAAGAATGATTCTGTCATCAAGCATCAATGCGTCAGCGCTCCAATCAAGAAATCATCAATCAAGAATCCAGCCAGACGACGAACTGCGACCACGCTGCCTCAGTTAATGAAGTGTCCGCGTCCTTCCTGTGTTTTCATGTCCGATAACGACAGACACCACCAACGTGGATGGACGGGACGGTTGTCACAGTAACGAAGGACGCAGACTTTACAGCTAGTCAGTGCACACACGTGTGCCCTCTGAGCCGTGGCTGTCAATCACTGAGCTGACCAATAACGCGTTAGTGCGATGggtcttctgtctctctcgtgGCCAGGGAGGACCTCTTGGTTCCGTGGTGGTAGAGGAAGTTGCGACCTCCAGTATGCCTCTtgatttgaccccccccccaggtcctCGTTGCCATGGCCACGCTGGCAGACAGCAGCCCGTGTTTGTATAAATAGATCTGCTCGGCCCTCATTGGGTTCGTTTTCAGGAGCAGCTGCtcactcagacagacagacagacagccggTGGGGGGCACCGGGGGGTCCTGGTAATCCAGAGGTTCGGGGTGATGTCACCGTCCTTCCCCCTCTCAGAGCAATaattgttataataataataataataataataataatgcaggCTTAGATTTTCTGAGGAAAAATGACAGACGATTTGAATAACGGCGCCTATTTGGTTCTCAGCTGGTGACATCATCACATTCTTTACTTTACAGGAGGAATCTTTTCAACCTTTTGTCTATAAAATGACAAAGGTTGACTGAAAGTTTGCTTGTGTAAAATATAAACAGCTAAATATGTTCAGTTCTCACACAgatgaaataatgtgattagTTCTGGTGTGAACATTCTTACGTGGAAactatttgaatacatttgtggggaaaaaagttttCTCTTGAAGGAAAgcttttttatactttttttctaTAGTTTAAATTTAGAGAAGCATCAGCTTACATCTGCttgatgtgacctttgacccctgtccACAGGCAAGGATAGCgttcctgcagggggagaggaAAGGGCAGGAGAACCTGAAGAACGACCTGGTCAGAAGAATAAAGATGTTGGAGTATGCTTTGAAGCAGGAGAGGTACGAATCCTGCTGATGATGCTGTGTGGTGCATTCAGGGGCACTTGGTAAACCACAGAATAAAGCACAAAGTGCAGAACAAGAACGGCAGAAGAGGTGAAACGACGTGTATCTATTTTTGTGTCCCTCCTCAGAGCCAAATACCACAAGTTAAAATATGGAACGGAGTTGAACCAAGGAGAGATGAAGATGCCGAGCTTTGAAGCAGGTAGGGGATGAACATCTGCGTTaatctcttctcctcctcccgacGGCCATGAACTCACCGCGgtgcctgtctgtctcctctcagACACCAAGGACTCGGAGGTCTCTGCTGTCCCTGCCAACAGTCAACTCACCTGGAAACAAGGGAGACAGCTGCTGCGACAGTAAGACTTTCCTCACAGTGTCAACCACGAGCTTCATGAACCTCATTTCCTTTAGTAAATGTGACAATTGTAAGAAGCCAACCGGAGAAACATAAACACAGATGATTCCACAACAACCTGAGGAATACAGATTGTGGTGTGTTCAGGTACCTGCAGGAAGTGGGATACACGGACACCATCCTGGACGTGCGTACCCAGAGGGTGCGCTCCCTGCTCGGCCTGTCGGGCTCCGAGCAGAACGGTTCTGTGGAGAACAAGAACCTGCAGCACCTGGTCAACGGCACGGAGCGCCGCAAGGACGGCAAGAGGTACGCAcgcgggggtcagaggtcacacctCCCCCTGGGGGTCACAGGTCACGCAGCAGTCACACCTCCCCTCGCCGGTTTGCAGGAGTCCGGGTGACGTTCTGGAGACGTTTAACTTCCTGGAGAATGCGGAGGAtagcgatgaa belongs to Gasterosteus aculeatus chromosome 15, fGasAcu3.hap1.1, whole genome shotgun sequence and includes:
- the ap4s1 gene encoding AP-4 complex subunit sigma-1, whose translation is MIRFMLMVNRQGQTRLSRYYQPVELSRRAQLEADVVRCCLSRRKDQCSFVDYKDFKLVYRQYAALYVVVGVTDNENELSVYELLHNFVEVLDKYFSRVSELDIMFNLDRVHIILDEMIQNGHVVETNKSRVLAPLTALDKMADG